The following proteins are encoded in a genomic region of Paenibacillus sp. FSL H3-0469:
- a CDS encoding carbohydrate ABC transporter permease produces the protein MKRISFSRTVMYTLTAVYSALCLLPMLLVLMISITDEDAILKNGYSLFPEKFSLYAYKLIFTSGSQVIQSYGISIFVTLVGTTLALLITSMAGYTLANKNVRYRNLLALYFFITMIFSAGIVPWYLMNRALGLTDNILALIIPSLLFSPFNLFLVRNFMNGIPDSLRESATIDGASDIVIAFKIYLPLCKPVLATIALFYGLDYWNNWWNAIMLIDTKDLYPLQFMLLQMQSEISMLNDMAMLAGTSDVTLPSESVKMATAIVTIGPIIFLYPYLQKYFVKGLVIGSVKG, from the coding sequence ATGAAAAGAATTTCATTCAGCAGAACGGTTATGTACACGCTTACTGCGGTCTATTCGGCACTGTGCCTGCTTCCGATGCTGCTCGTGCTGATGATCTCCATCACGGATGAGGATGCCATTCTTAAGAACGGCTACAGCCTGTTTCCGGAGAAATTCTCTCTGTATGCCTATAAGCTGATCTTCACGAGCGGCTCCCAGGTCATTCAGAGCTACGGCATTTCGATCTTTGTCACCCTCGTCGGTACCACGTTGGCCCTGCTGATTACTTCTATGGCAGGCTATACCCTGGCGAACAAAAATGTGAGGTACCGCAATCTGCTGGCCCTTTACTTTTTTATCACCATGATTTTCTCCGCCGGCATTGTGCCCTGGTATCTGATGAACCGGGCGCTCGGCTTAACCGATAATATTCTCGCCCTGATTATTCCGTCCCTGCTGTTCAGCCCGTTCAACCTCTTCCTGGTGCGTAATTTCATGAACGGCATACCCGACTCGCTGAGGGAATCCGCAACTATAGACGGAGCCAGTGATATTGTCATTGCCTTTAAGATCTATCTTCCGTTATGTAAACCGGTACTGGCGACCATCGCCCTCTTCTATGGACTGGATTATTGGAACAATTGGTGGAATGCGATCATGCTGATCGACACGAAAGACTTGTACCCGCTGCAATTCATGCTGCTGCAGATGCAATCGGAGATCAGTATGCTGAACGATATGGCCATGCTGGCCGGAACAAGCGACGTTACGCTTCCTTCGGAGTCGGTCAAGATGGCGACAGCCATCGTAACCATCGGGCCGATCATCTTCCTCTATCCTTACTTACAGAAGTACTTCGTGAAAGGGCTCGTGATCGGTTCAGTCAAAGGCTGA
- a CDS encoding extracellular solute-binding protein — translation MRKSYATLLAVVLALSTLVGCGKADNASPAANGESNASSPNAEKTNSSEVVKIKYVVPGTEPKDYQKVFEKVNEKLAADGVSVAVEKIFIPWDAWDQKLNLMLSTGEEFDLFHVMQDRTPFSNYYTRGALADISEEIEKYGANLKKNIPEDIFGGATIGGKYYIVPSYWVEMASEGQFNIRRDILRENNLQEPTTPAELISAWETVMKNWKGKNKPYLGTRADFDPINLHTSILHRTYDTFPFTVKDKFFYVSQNGEVKSWIETDEFKKDAAFMHELYTKGITNPDILVMKQEQVDAQLDSGEWFVRLGTGGSLNGLQKYNPDATVDDIGVVWFNPEKEYLRPLSFKNGNAVPANSKHPEAAVKFMDWMLASQDNYDLVQYGIEGEHYTKDGDKGLKPIRDPNNNNNPRYRGSDSQNGNVNFMRFDPESSIPENNKVLFEPNPSAVNSIAANFIFDPTNVRTEYTNILSEASASITPIYMGVLDYDKAFPEALDKMKKAGLDKVVAEYQKQFKEYQASQQ, via the coding sequence ATGAGAAAATCCTATGCAACCCTGTTAGCTGTGGTCCTTGCTCTGTCCACCCTGGTTGGGTGCGGCAAGGCCGATAATGCCAGCCCTGCTGCAAATGGAGAAAGCAATGCTTCATCCCCGAATGCAGAGAAGACTAATTCCTCTGAGGTCGTCAAGATCAAATACGTGGTTCCCGGCACCGAGCCGAAAGACTACCAGAAGGTGTTCGAGAAGGTCAACGAGAAGCTGGCTGCAGACGGTGTCAGCGTTGCCGTGGAGAAAATCTTCATCCCCTGGGATGCCTGGGACCAGAAGCTGAACCTGATGCTGTCCACCGGTGAAGAATTCGATCTGTTTCATGTCATGCAGGACCGCACTCCTTTTTCCAACTATTATACCCGGGGTGCACTGGCCGATATCTCAGAGGAGATTGAGAAGTACGGAGCCAACCTGAAAAAGAATATTCCGGAGGACATCTTTGGTGGAGCCACCATTGGCGGGAAATATTATATCGTCCCCTCCTACTGGGTTGAAATGGCCAGTGAAGGCCAGTTCAATATCCGCCGCGACATTCTCCGCGAGAACAATTTGCAGGAGCCTACAACTCCGGCTGAATTGATTAGCGCCTGGGAGACGGTGATGAAGAACTGGAAGGGGAAGAACAAGCCTTACTTAGGCACCCGGGCTGATTTTGACCCGATCAATCTGCATACCTCCATCCTGCACCGGACCTATGACACCTTCCCGTTCACGGTTAAGGATAAGTTCTTCTATGTCAGCCAGAACGGAGAGGTCAAATCCTGGATTGAAACAGACGAATTCAAGAAGGATGCCGCCTTCATGCACGAGCTGTACACCAAAGGAATTACGAACCCTGACATCCTGGTCATGAAGCAGGAACAGGTAGATGCCCAGCTCGACAGCGGAGAATGGTTCGTACGCCTGGGAACGGGCGGAAGCCTGAACGGGCTCCAGAAGTACAATCCGGATGCTACAGTGGACGATATCGGCGTGGTATGGTTTAACCCGGAGAAAGAGTATTTGCGCCCCCTCTCCTTCAAGAACGGGAATGCCGTACCGGCGAACAGCAAGCATCCCGAGGCGGCCGTTAAGTTTATGGATTGGATGCTGGCCAGCCAGGACAACTACGATCTGGTTCAATATGGCATCGAGGGTGAGCACTACACCAAAGATGGCGACAAGGGCCTAAAGCCGATCAGAGACCCGAACAACAATAATAATCCAAGATACAGAGGCTCTGATTCCCAGAACGGCAATGTGAACTTTATGCGCTTTGACCCGGAGAGCAGTATTCCTGAGAATAACAAGGTCTTATTCGAGCCTAATCCGAGTGCGGTCAACAGTATTGCCGCCAACTTTATTTTTGACCCGACGAATGTAAGAACAGAATATACCAATATTCTCTCGGAGGCTTCAGCCAGCATCACTCCAATCTATATGGGTGTGCTGGACTACGACAAGGCCTTCCCCGAAGCGCTGGATAAAATGAAGAAGGCAGGTCTGGATAAGGTCGTTGCCGAATACCAAAAGCAGTTCAAGGAATATCAAGCTTCTCAGCAATAA
- a CDS encoding sugar-binding protein — translation MRRRALIWILTLIMVIPMLQFSGPVVSADSAPSVTIYVATNGNDNTGDGTQGKPYKTLAKAKAAVRTLPKTGGDIVVQIADGYYPLDETLVFNKDDSGSASSTIRYEAAPGAKPVISAGEMLKKGVWTEAVGLTQTGGLKAYKTTLNRSDKLRMIYVNDKGATMTLSPQIVSANRTVTGTPTASFTAANNPWAWQNGSNIRAAIVFDASVGLSTATKNPQNIEAESVGGSTARWSRPFVTFASIEQAPAESNKPGGVMLRFQMPYGAISQSLSNNTQYNPGNNQVIRNAFEFFNKRGDFYFDQAESTLYYIPLAGEDINTADVVIPKLETVLDIQGEPVGDRLNPVQGSDNGRVKNITFNGLKFAHTDYKLYELTGTYTLSDGTGPVTTRSRGYASVQGSIVNTAYFPGSINWHETFYRGYDIPPAAVMINGARNIKVLNGEIGLTGFNGIHVENDVKDIEVTGNYIVDTLASGVVIGHPQHIYENDEPIKHESSVSISGTPIRNWAGVNKEKFKVGTEAVPENIYITNNFLYRNCYGFPGANSLTSFYTTNMQVLHNFLYDSTYGAMSIGWGWDEYDGFGFTAQGTNKTGGPYQGTHETSIARSPVISTTSRNNKINYNRVEEICTVVNDSGAIYSLGRQGDPGNLPGGGTWDTINNLTNNPVTDKTSNWHSDNWTNFTEMNYNFLNPNPTDKPTTSNNWTNGFHPDEGSTFIKMIGNVVQSKLSHAAGQSRLFEFNNWKRKSDMIAIDGYVDGNNNQNGAPRTTYDNYKSEARIWPVAGNEIVLNSGLTNEYTHMIPRSLIADTEFELASNVIMGASGEKLSRRGLLKAEDTVWLAPANTTVFKEGATMTKAAGNEKTINTPSAAGEYKLFILYGDKRETATSKYTVYVDASEPATNVVDGKSYEVSAIRPLKLTLSDEYTFTLNGKPVADGYEIRTEGNWTLVGSTSKPEITINFTTTVSVANKLLPADVSVAPGGTVRFAYDLDDAAQKIWISSSSGGHFDGGDDETVASGDALGMTAPMVPGPYIIFVLAKDGEVRSQSHARVVVRDVTPADIPRNGLDLWLKGDEGVEMDSSGNVTGWTNMGNIPAKLVPANVPGSGGDNLGTPDGNPKLKKDVYDYVEFAANSKPLKAAGFKDYNGSTQMTIYTLVRPTTIANNSSDQNGLVYFGLNEAYQTWAANDGWSGISLGIGTNRVNVRFGNADGSVSGGGQQFTTTATDDLVSVRAQLNGTNRAVYVNNNVIGTPGTNAKALLGNRPDLSVGYTMAAATPHRFMGRVLQILIYDRVLSADEITKVETYFNEVKAGRGGSANPVVPKVDTTLLTALIEAAGNKEKTMYTSDSWDVFAGALREAKAAAANEEISQTAADHSYYALRDAIKGLQLLSGGVATAVYGTPVLGGSELDPLWNKTVTLPILKHLTMVNGPADGSAKVLWDDSNLYVLVRVKDPVLNSSSSDAHEKDSVEIFVDETNSKQTSYGPGMGQYRTNYLNEKSFNPGSVSAGFESFAKVVDGGYYIETKIPFKAGAPAADHVIGFDVQINDAKATGGRQDIIMWHDVSGQSYNNGSQWGEVRLVKEISSQEGSALLTGPGTVEGGNNFDVEFSLAHAGTDVKALDITINYDADKLEFISMESLQQDFKLVGEVNEAGKLRTIGTTIGNTDMTKGLIKLKFRAVAADNPQSASIRVTQLTVANGAGQESDWAGATHTVRINNMDKSGLLLLIAEAQSTHDAAVEGVSPGQYPLGSKATLQAAIDSAQVVASAQEVSQADIEQATLKLHAALQSFKGSMIKSIEGDYNNDSRVSVGDLAIIASAYGKNNQDPNWNKYSALDLNGDGMIDIVDISILARKILN, via the coding sequence ATGCGAAGAAGAGCATTAATATGGATTCTGACTTTGATCATGGTAATTCCCATGCTGCAATTCTCAGGCCCGGTAGTCTCGGCTGACAGTGCGCCAAGTGTAACGATCTACGTGGCTACAAATGGCAATGATAACACAGGGGATGGAACACAAGGAAAGCCGTATAAAACGCTTGCCAAGGCAAAGGCAGCAGTAAGGACTCTGCCTAAGACCGGCGGTGATATCGTGGTTCAAATTGCGGATGGATACTATCCGCTTGATGAAACGCTGGTTTTTAACAAGGATGATTCCGGAAGTGCAAGCAGCACGATTCGCTATGAGGCGGCGCCGGGTGCGAAGCCGGTAATCAGCGCCGGTGAAATGCTCAAAAAAGGCGTATGGACTGAAGCGGTTGGCCTTACCCAGACTGGCGGCTTAAAGGCGTATAAAACGACCCTTAACCGGAGCGATAAGTTGCGGATGATCTATGTAAACGATAAAGGCGCTACCATGACGCTGAGCCCGCAAATCGTTTCAGCCAACAGAACCGTCACCGGCACCCCTACAGCCAGCTTTACCGCTGCCAATAACCCCTGGGCGTGGCAGAACGGCAGCAATATTCGGGCGGCTATCGTATTCGATGCCAGCGTGGGTCTGAGTACGGCAACGAAAAACCCCCAAAACATCGAAGCCGAAAGTGTCGGCGGTTCTACCGCCAGGTGGTCGCGGCCGTTTGTCACCTTCGCATCAATCGAACAGGCGCCGGCAGAGAGCAACAAGCCCGGCGGTGTTATGCTCCGGTTCCAGATGCCATATGGTGCGATTTCACAGTCTTTGAGTAATAACACGCAATACAATCCAGGTAACAATCAAGTCATCCGCAACGCTTTCGAGTTCTTCAACAAACGCGGAGATTTCTATTTCGACCAGGCGGAAAGCACGCTATATTACATCCCGCTTGCAGGCGAGGATATCAATACCGCCGACGTGGTTATCCCGAAGCTTGAGACGGTCCTCGACATACAAGGAGAGCCTGTTGGAGACCGGTTAAACCCTGTTCAGGGCTCGGATAATGGGCGTGTCAAAAATATAACCTTCAACGGGCTGAAGTTTGCCCATACCGACTACAAACTGTATGAACTGACGGGCACTTATACTCTTAGCGACGGAACCGGTCCGGTAACAACCCGTTCCCGCGGTTATGCGTCCGTTCAGGGCTCTATCGTGAACACAGCTTACTTCCCCGGCAGCATAAACTGGCATGAGACCTTCTACCGGGGCTATGATATACCGCCGGCAGCGGTCATGATCAACGGGGCGAGGAATATCAAGGTGCTGAACGGTGAGATCGGACTTACCGGATTTAATGGTATCCATGTCGAGAACGATGTCAAGGATATCGAAGTCACGGGCAACTATATCGTAGATACGCTCGCTTCCGGCGTTGTAATCGGACATCCACAGCATATCTATGAGAACGATGAGCCGATTAAGCATGAGTCTAGTGTGTCAATCTCTGGTACGCCAATAAGGAACTGGGCCGGTGTTAATAAGGAAAAATTCAAGGTTGGTACTGAAGCTGTGCCGGAAAATATTTATATCACAAATAACTTTTTGTACAGAAACTGCTATGGATTCCCGGGCGCCAACTCCCTAACCTCTTTCTACACTACGAATATGCAGGTACTGCACAACTTCCTGTATGATTCTACTTACGGCGCGATGAGCATTGGCTGGGGCTGGGACGAATACGATGGTTTCGGCTTTACCGCCCAAGGCACCAACAAGACTGGCGGCCCTTATCAGGGTACACATGAAACGAGCATCGCAAGATCTCCAGTAATCTCTACGACCTCCAGGAATAACAAAATAAACTATAACAGGGTAGAGGAAATTTGCACGGTAGTTAACGACTCCGGGGCGATCTACTCCTTGGGACGACAGGGTGATCCGGGTAATTTGCCGGGCGGAGGGACATGGGACACGATCAACAATCTGACGAATAACCCTGTCACCGACAAGACTAGTAACTGGCATTCTGACAACTGGACGAATTTCACCGAGATGAATTACAACTTCCTTAACCCGAATCCAACGGACAAACCCACGACCTCTAACAACTGGACAAACGGATTTCATCCCGACGAAGGCAGCACGTTCATCAAGATGATAGGCAATGTCGTGCAGTCAAAGCTCTCACATGCCGCCGGACAGAGCCGTCTTTTTGAATTTAACAACTGGAAGCGTAAAAGCGACATGATTGCCATCGACGGATACGTGGACGGGAATAACAACCAGAATGGCGCCCCCAGGACTACTTACGACAATTACAAAAGCGAAGCCCGCATTTGGCCCGTTGCAGGCAACGAAATCGTTCTGAATTCGGGTCTTACCAACGAATACACACATATGATCCCAAGAAGCCTCATTGCCGATACCGAGTTTGAACTGGCTTCCAATGTCATCATGGGTGCAAGCGGTGAAAAGCTGAGCCGCAGAGGTCTGCTTAAGGCGGAAGACACGGTTTGGCTGGCACCCGCGAACACAACTGTCTTTAAAGAAGGCGCTACGATGACAAAAGCTGCCGGCAATGAAAAAACAATCAACACTCCATCTGCCGCAGGAGAATACAAACTATTTATATTATATGGAGACAAGAGAGAAACAGCCACTTCCAAGTATACGGTATACGTTGACGCGAGCGAGCCGGCAACCAATGTGGTGGATGGGAAAAGCTACGAAGTTTCAGCCATAAGGCCGCTTAAACTAACTTTGAGTGATGAATACACCTTCACGCTTAACGGCAAGCCCGTGGCGGATGGGTACGAAATCCGTACCGAAGGAAACTGGACCCTGGTAGGCAGCACTTCGAAGCCTGAAATAACCATCAACTTTACCACCACAGTATCGGTGGCCAACAAGCTGCTCCCGGCTGATGTGTCCGTAGCCCCCGGCGGGACCGTCAGATTTGCCTACGATTTGGACGACGCGGCCCAAAAGATATGGATTTCTTCGTCGAGCGGCGGACATTTTGATGGAGGCGATGATGAAACCGTAGCCTCCGGCGACGCGCTCGGAATGACCGCGCCCATGGTGCCCGGTCCGTACATTATTTTTGTACTGGCGAAAGACGGCGAAGTTCGAAGCCAGTCGCACGCTCGTGTTGTGGTGAGAGATGTAACGCCTGCCGATATTCCCAGAAATGGTCTTGATTTATGGCTCAAGGGCGATGAGGGCGTGGAAATGGATAGCAGCGGCAACGTGACGGGGTGGACAAATATGGGGAACATCCCGGCGAAGCTTGTCCCGGCAAACGTCCCTGGAAGCGGCGGCGATAATCTTGGAACACCTGACGGGAACCCCAAGCTAAAGAAAGATGTTTACGACTATGTAGAATTCGCCGCGAACTCGAAGCCGTTAAAGGCTGCTGGCTTTAAAGACTATAACGGCAGTACACAGATGACAATATATACACTGGTTAGACCAACGACAATAGCCAATAACTCCAGCGACCAAAATGGTCTTGTTTATTTCGGATTGAACGAGGCTTACCAAACGTGGGCCGCCAACGACGGTTGGAGCGGTATTAGTCTCGGGATAGGAACAAACCGGGTTAACGTCCGCTTTGGTAATGCGGATGGCAGTGTATCGGGTGGCGGTCAACAATTTACAACAACAGCCACTGATGATCTGGTCAGTGTCCGGGCGCAGCTAAACGGAACCAATAGAGCAGTTTATGTTAATAACAACGTCATCGGCACTCCCGGAACCAACGCTAAGGCCCTTTTGGGGAACAGACCGGATCTGAGCGTAGGTTACACGATGGCGGCTGCAACCCCCCACCGCTTCATGGGCAGAGTCTTGCAGATTCTCATCTACGACAGGGTGCTGTCCGCTGATGAAATCACGAAAGTAGAAACGTATTTTAACGAGGTTAAAGCCGGCCGCGGCGGGTCCGCGAACCCCGTGGTTCCAAAGGTTGACACAACCTTGCTGACCGCCTTGATCGAGGCCGCGGGTAACAAGGAAAAAACGATGTATACAAGTGATTCATGGGACGTTTTTGCAGGCGCATTACGTGAGGCCAAAGCTGCTGCCGCCAATGAGGAGATCTCGCAGACAGCAGCGGATCATTCATATTACGCGCTGCGTGACGCAATCAAAGGGCTTCAACTGTTATCTGGCGGAGTTGCAACCGCTGTATACGGGACGCCTGTTCTCGGCGGCTCCGAGCTCGACCCGCTCTGGAATAAGACCGTCACGCTGCCGATCCTTAAGCATCTGACAATGGTGAACGGTCCGGCGGATGGTTCCGCTAAAGTGCTATGGGACGATTCTAACCTGTATGTTCTGGTGCGTGTAAAAGACCCTGTGCTGAACAGCAGCAGCAGCGACGCGCATGAGAAGGATTCGGTCGAGATCTTTGTGGATGAGACCAACAGTAAACAAACCTCGTACGGACCGGGTATGGGACAATACCGTACTAACTATCTTAATGAGAAAAGCTTTAATCCGGGCAGTGTCAGTGCGGGTTTTGAGTCTTTTGCCAAAGTAGTGGATGGCGGTTATTACATTGAAACTAAGATTCCCTTTAAAGCTGGTGCGCCTGCGGCTGATCATGTAATCGGATTTGATGTGCAGATCAATGACGCAAAAGCAACGGGTGGCCGTCAGGACATTATCATGTGGCACGATGTGTCCGGACAGTCCTATAATAACGGTTCACAATGGGGTGAGGTTAGACTTGTGAAAGAGATCAGCAGTCAAGAAGGCAGCGCTTTGCTGACCGGACCGGGAACCGTTGAAGGCGGCAACAATTTTGATGTTGAATTCAGCTTGGCGCATGCTGGAACAGATGTCAAAGCGCTAGATATTACGATTAATTATGATGCGGATAAGCTGGAATTCATATCAATGGAATCGCTTCAGCAGGATTTCAAACTAGTTGGTGAAGTGAATGAAGCCGGCAAGCTTAGAACCATCGGGACTACTATTGGAAATACAGATATGACCAAGGGATTGATTAAGCTTAAGTTCAGAGCGGTTGCAGCGGATAATCCGCAGAGCGCTTCCATTCGCGTCACTCAGTTAACGGTTGCGAATGGCGCAGGCCAAGAATCAGATTGGGCGGGTGCAACGCACACAGTCCGAATTAATAACATGGATAAGTCGGGCTTGCTGCTTCTGATTGCGGAAGCGCAAAGTACGCATGATGCAGCCGTTGAAGGCGTATCTCCTGGCCAGTATCCATTAGGCTCGAAAGCAACTCTACAGGCAGCTATTGATAGCGCTCAAGTGGTGGCTTCGGCTCAGGAAGTAAGCCAGGCAGATATTGAACAGGCGACATTGAAGCTGCACGCAGCTCTGCAAAGCTTCAAGGGTTCAATGATTAAATCCATCGAAGGAGATTACAATAACGACAGCAGAGTAAGTGTGGGGGACCTTGCAATTATTGCATCCGCTTATGGTAAAAATAATCAAGATCCAAATTGGAATAAGTACAGTGCGTTGGATTTGAATGGCGACGGGATGATTGACATCGTGGATATCTCCATTCTGGCCCGTAAAATTCTGAATTAA
- a CDS encoding DUF1861 family protein, giving the protein MSLHQQKQQFEATKTIYDSATLLFKNVDGFDVYNISIPFERDGKRYLFGRVERREEWARSWVRLFEETGQDEWTLVENSMIYTLEDPYISEIGDELVLGGTHVQYQSGKYSTYFGYFYRGTDLHDLYYFTTGPNKMKDIRLVALADGRIGVFSRPRGHEVKGQYGSESMIGFTVIDKLEDLTADVIENAPYIHGIFGAGEWGGVNQAYLLSSGNIGIIGHICYSHQEESGQEIKVYMNMSFIFDPVTRESHDLHLIGSRSCYPPGPAKAPYLTDCVFSAGIVMREDGKADLYSGVGDCQAGRITIDYPFAPYGSIV; this is encoded by the coding sequence GTGAGCCTGCATCAGCAAAAACAACAATTTGAAGCCACCAAAACCATCTATGACAGCGCAACCCTGCTATTTAAAAACGTGGACGGATTCGATGTCTATAATATTTCAATTCCTTTTGAACGGGATGGCAAGCGCTACTTGTTCGGGCGGGTAGAACGCCGGGAAGAATGGGCACGCTCCTGGGTCCGGCTGTTCGAGGAAACAGGCCAGGATGAATGGACCCTGGTGGAGAACAGCATGATCTATACGCTGGAGGACCCGTATATCAGCGAAATAGGTGATGAGCTCGTACTGGGCGGAACGCATGTGCAATATCAAAGCGGCAAATACAGCACGTATTTCGGTTATTTTTACCGGGGGACGGACCTCCACGACTTGTATTACTTTACTACCGGTCCTAACAAAATGAAGGATATTCGCCTTGTTGCTCTGGCGGATGGCAGAATTGGCGTCTTCTCGCGTCCGCGGGGCCATGAGGTGAAGGGCCAATATGGCAGCGAATCCATGATCGGCTTCACGGTGATTGACAAGCTGGAGGATTTGACTGCTGACGTTATTGAGAATGCCCCGTACATTCATGGTATCTTCGGAGCAGGCGAATGGGGAGGCGTCAACCAGGCTTACCTGCTGAGCAGCGGCAACATCGGGATTATCGGCCATATCTGTTATTCGCATCAGGAGGAGAGCGGGCAGGAAATCAAGGTCTATATGAATATGTCCTTCATCTTCGATCCCGTGACCCGGGAATCCCATGACCTGCATCTGATCGGAAGCCGTTCCTGCTACCCTCCTGGACCCGCCAAGGCACCCTACTTGACGGACTGCGTCTTCTCTGCGGGGATCGTGATGCGTGAGGACGGCAAGGCTGATCTGTACAGCGGGGTTGGCGACTGCCAGGCCGGACGCATTACGATTGACTATCCGTTTGCGCCTTACGGAAGCATTGTTTAA
- a CDS encoding S-layer homology domain-containing protein has protein sequence MGIRLKYRVKYRVGMMLLAAWFTLSLLPVYAMAKDASFSLAVSNSTSIKGNQVVVTVTGSDLTDVYGFEINLKYDANLLLYKKSESLLPGFSVPLTPADGLVVFAHTKVGKVAGLSGKAELAAITFEVIGKNAEKPRVELTRVKLVKSDLTDTVVKPGTKADIAVQAAGNTVAFKDIANHWAKEGIERAVSMGFVNGFGDGTFRPDVRITRAEFVVMTARAFDFEAKGAMPLNFRDVDTIPVWARDYIAEAEQTGLIKGYADGSFRPNQWISRSEMAVLIMRLYDGGLHSNEMVSFADKQHIKPWALPSVAAAVDLGIIKGKNGHRFAPNDPATRAEALIMLLRLMDAEK, from the coding sequence ATGGGAATTCGCTTGAAATATCGGGTGAAATATCGGGTTGGAATGATGCTTCTAGCTGCTTGGTTCACACTTTCCCTGCTGCCGGTGTACGCAATGGCCAAGGACGCCTCCTTTAGCTTAGCGGTCTCCAATTCTACGTCCATTAAGGGAAATCAAGTTGTCGTGACGGTGACGGGATCGGATCTTACCGATGTCTATGGCTTCGAAATCAATTTGAAGTACGATGCAAACCTTCTATTGTACAAAAAAAGTGAAAGCTTGCTGCCAGGGTTCTCCGTCCCGCTTACTCCTGCAGATGGTCTTGTCGTGTTCGCGCATACGAAGGTTGGCAAAGTCGCCGGTCTATCGGGAAAAGCCGAGCTCGCAGCCATTACGTTTGAAGTCATTGGAAAGAATGCGGAGAAGCCGAGAGTAGAATTAACACGTGTGAAGCTTGTGAAAAGCGATCTTACGGATACGGTTGTCAAGCCGGGAACGAAAGCAGACATCGCGGTGCAAGCAGCGGGAAATACCGTAGCATTCAAGGATATTGCTAATCATTGGGCCAAAGAAGGGATAGAACGCGCTGTCAGTATGGGGTTTGTGAACGGCTTCGGGGACGGGACGTTCCGTCCGGATGTGAGGATCACACGCGCAGAGTTCGTGGTTATGACCGCGAGGGCGTTTGATTTCGAAGCGAAAGGCGCGATGCCGCTAAATTTCAGGGATGTAGATACAATCCCGGTCTGGGCAAGGGATTACATCGCGGAAGCGGAGCAGACTGGCCTGATTAAAGGCTACGCCGATGGCAGCTTCCGTCCGAACCAATGGATTAGCAGGTCCGAAATGGCTGTCTTGATCATGAGGCTGTATGACGGCGGGCTTCATTCGAACGAAATGGTCTCATTTGCCGATAAACAGCATATTAAGCCATGGGCGCTGCCGTCCGTCGCTGCCGCGGTAGATTTGGGAATCATTAAGGGCAAGAATGGTCATCGTTTTGCTCCCAATGATCCTGCTACCCGGGCTGAAGCGCTGATTATGCTGCTTCGTCTGATGGATGCAGAAAAGTGA
- a CDS encoding glycoside hydrolase family 130 protein: MNDNNTPIIGALASSPLIRRHPANPVLDAARVPYPTALVFNAGVVKFGGRYVMVFRNDYGSLEKQTLEPSHTTDLGIAFSEDGIHWTAGPKPLFKLNDEEFVRGYDPRLTVIDGRCYMCFAVDTRHGIRGGIAVTDDFESFEILSLSTPDLRNMVLFPEKINGNYVRLERPFTVYSRGGLDRFDTWIAESPDLIYWGRSELLLAVEQVPFANDKIGPAAPPVKTDKGWLTTFHAVDLDPARGKNGWEPSWKKRYTAGIMLLDLHNPKKILGMSASPLLAPEAPYETDGGFRNDVIFPGGMILEDDGEVKIYYGAADTVECLATAHVDDLIRLCLGQ, encoded by the coding sequence ATGAATGATAACAATACACCCATTATAGGAGCTTTGGCATCTAGCCCGCTCATCCGCCGTCACCCGGCTAACCCAGTGCTGGATGCAGCCCGGGTCCCTTACCCCACTGCACTTGTGTTCAACGCGGGAGTGGTGAAGTTCGGCGGCCGGTATGTGATGGTATTCCGCAATGACTACGGCTCCCTTGAGAAGCAGACCCTTGAGCCGTCTCACACAACGGATCTCGGTATCGCTTTCAGTGAAGACGGGATTCACTGGACGGCGGGGCCCAAGCCGCTGTTCAAGCTAAACGATGAAGAGTTCGTGCGCGGATATGATCCGCGTCTGACAGTGATCGATGGCCGCTGCTACATGTGCTTCGCTGTAGATACACGGCATGGGATCCGGGGCGGAATCGCAGTCACGGATGACTTCGAATCCTTTGAAATATTGAGCCTGTCTACGCCGGACCTGCGGAATATGGTGCTGTTCCCGGAGAAAATCAACGGCAACTATGTGCGGCTGGAACGGCCGTTCACCGTATACAGCCGCGGAGGCTTGGACCGGTTCGACACTTGGATCGCGGAGTCGCCGGATCTGATCTACTGGGGCCGTTCCGAACTGTTGCTGGCGGTGGAGCAGGTTCCGTTCGCCAATGACAAGATCGGCCCGGCAGCACCGCCGGTGAAGACAGACAAGGGCTGGCTGACCACCTTCCATGCGGTGGATCTTGATCCCGCCAGAGGCAAGAACGGCTGGGAGCCGTCCTGGAAGAAGCGGTATACAGCAGGCATTATGCTGCTTGATCTCCATAATCCGAAGAAAATCCTCGGGATGAGCGCATCACCGCTGCTCGCCCCTGAAGCCCCCTACGAAACAGATGGCGGCTTCCGCAATGATGTCATCTTTCCCGGCGGCATGATCCTGGAGGACGACGGCGAAGTGAAAATCTATTACGGCGCCGCTGACACCGTAGAATGTTTGGCTACGGCCCATGTTGATGATTTGATCAGGCTTTGTTTGGGGCAGTAA